The following coding sequences are from one Deinococcus sp. Leaf326 window:
- the glgX gene encoding glycogen debranching protein GlgX produces MTTTDQPTVLIRPGTPAPLGATWDGKGTNFALYSENASGVELCLFDEQGQETRYPLKEQTAFVWHGYLPGVKPGQRYGYRVHGEYAPDQGLRFNPNVVLLDPYAKALSGTEQFDDGVFAYVPGGDEDREMQQEDQRGAPLGIVLDPAAYDWQGDRKPNIPFHQSVIYEAHVKGLTMTHPDVPEELRGTYAGMATEPVLNYLRDLGITSIELLPVHQHMDDPFLLDKGLTNYWGYSTLNFFAPDVRYSAAARGGNPAGAVDEFRNMVRALHGAGIEVILDVVYNHTSEGNHMGPTLSFKGIDNPTYYRLVADNPRFYFDYTGTGNSLNVRHPQTLQLIMDSLRYWVTEMHVDGFRFDLASTLARGLHEVDQLSGFFTIIHQDPIISSVKLIAEPWDVGEGGYQVGNFPVNWAEWNGIYRDDMRAFWKGEGGLASEIGYRLTGSSDLYQNDGRKPYASINFVTAHDGFTLRDTVSYNDKHNEANGEDNKDGANDNQSWNCGAEGETDDPEINALRARQQRNFLATLLLGQGTPMILGGDELGRTQGGNNNAYCQDDLISWYDWSNVDEDLLAFTKKAIALRKAHPALHRRKFFSGRTIRGEDVRDIVWLRFDGAEMSDEDWNNPQTQSMGIFLDGNGLDDIDAEGHPLTDDHLLLLLSASHVDLPFKLPNLGGCGEWELLLDTSDDRAQAKVNAGDETALIARSLKLYRCPRS; encoded by the coding sequence ATGACCACCACTGACCAACCCACCGTCCTGATCCGTCCCGGTACGCCCGCTCCGCTGGGGGCCACCTGGGACGGCAAGGGTACCAATTTCGCCCTGTACTCCGAAAACGCCAGTGGCGTCGAATTGTGCCTGTTCGACGAGCAGGGCCAGGAGACCCGCTACCCCCTCAAGGAGCAGACCGCCTTCGTGTGGCACGGCTATCTGCCCGGCGTAAAGCCCGGCCAGCGCTACGGTTACCGCGTCCACGGCGAGTACGCGCCCGACCAGGGCCTGCGGTTCAACCCCAACGTGGTGCTGCTCGACCCCTATGCCAAGGCCCTGAGCGGCACCGAGCAGTTCGATGACGGCGTCTTCGCCTACGTGCCCGGCGGTGACGAGGACCGCGAGATGCAGCAGGAGGATCAGCGCGGCGCGCCCCTGGGCATCGTGCTGGACCCGGCCGCCTACGACTGGCAGGGCGACCGCAAGCCCAACATTCCCTTTCACCAGTCGGTGATCTACGAGGCCCACGTCAAGGGCCTGACCATGACGCACCCCGACGTGCCCGAAGAACTGCGCGGCACCTATGCGGGCATGGCGACCGAGCCGGTCCTGAACTACCTGCGCGACCTGGGCATCACGTCCATCGAGCTGCTGCCGGTACACCAGCACATGGACGACCCCTTTCTTCTCGACAAGGGTCTGACGAACTACTGGGGCTATTCCACGCTGAACTTCTTCGCGCCGGACGTGCGCTACTCGGCCGCCGCGCGCGGGGGCAACCCGGCCGGCGCGGTGGACGAGTTCCGTAACATGGTCCGCGCCCTGCACGGCGCAGGGATCGAGGTCATCCTGGACGTGGTCTACAACCACACCTCCGAAGGCAACCACATGGGGCCAACCCTGAGCTTCAAGGGCATCGACAACCCCACCTACTACCGCTTGGTGGCCGACAACCCGCGGTTCTACTTCGACTACACCGGCACCGGCAACAGCCTCAACGTGCGCCACCCGCAGACGCTGCAACTCATCATGGATTCGCTGCGCTACTGGGTCACCGAGATGCACGTCGACGGCTTCCGCTTCGACCTCGCCTCCACGCTGGCGCGCGGGCTGCACGAGGTCGACCAGCTCTCGGGCTTCTTCACGATCATCCACCAGGACCCGATCATCAGCAGCGTCAAACTCATCGCCGAGCCGTGGGACGTGGGCGAGGGCGGCTATCAGGTCGGCAATTTCCCGGTGAACTGGGCCGAATGGAACGGGATCTACCGCGACGACATGCGCGCCTTCTGGAAGGGCGAGGGCGGGCTGGCGAGCGAAATCGGCTACCGCCTGACCGGCAGCAGTGACCTGTACCAGAACGACGGCCGCAAGCCCTACGCCTCGATCAATTTCGTCACCGCCCACGACGGCTTCACGCTGCGCGATACCGTGAGCTACAACGACAAGCACAACGAGGCGAACGGTGAGGACAACAAGGACGGCGCCAACGACAACCAGAGCTGGAACTGCGGGGCCGAAGGCGAGACCGACGATCCCGAGATCAATGCCCTACGCGCCCGCCAGCAGCGCAACTTCCTGGCGACGCTGCTGCTGGGCCAGGGCACCCCGATGATCCTGGGCGGCGACGAACTCGGGCGCACGCAGGGCGGCAACAACAATGCCTACTGTCAGGACGACCTCATCAGCTGGTACGACTGGTCGAACGTGGACGAGGACCTGCTGGCGTTCACCAAGAAGGCCATCGCGCTGCGCAAGGCGCACCCCGCATTGCACCGCCGCAAGTTCTTCTCAGGGCGCACCATCCGGGGCGAGGACGTGCGCGACATCGTGTGGCTGCGTTTTGACGGCGCCGAGATGAGCGACGAAGACTGGAACAACCCCCAGACCCAGTCCATGGGGATCTTCCTGGACGGCAACGGCCTGGACGACATCGACGCCGAGGGCCACCCGCTGACCGACGACCACCTGCTGCTGCTGCTCTCGGCCTCGCATGTAGACCTGCCCTTCAAACTGCCGAATCTGGGCGGCTGCGGCGAGTGGGAACTGCTGCTGGATACCAGTGACGACCGCGCCCAGGCGAAGGTCAACGCCGGTGACGAGACTGCCCTGATCGCCCGGAGCCTCAAGCTCTACCGCTGCCCACGCAGCTGA
- the moaA gene encoding GTP 3',8-cyclase MoaA yields the protein MLTDQLGRPLRDLRISVTDRCNLRCTYCMPAEVFGPDYAFLPRAELLSFEEIERLARTFVDLGVRKLRLTGGEPTLRRDLPDLVTRLARIGGVQDIAMTTNGLLLPRFAADLKAAGLDRVTVSIDSLDPEVFGRMNGLGQHPQKVVAGIEAALTAGLGVKINTVVQRGVNDEGLRALWLALRDLAPLRFIEFMDVGNHNGWNMDAVVPSGEVLARLGGEAGTADFTALGANYRGEVAARHVGTQGHEVGLISSVTAPFCGDCSRARLSAVGALYTCLFAGSGTDLRAPLRAGATDADLRDLVAGVWGARRDRYSEERGEVTRAGAGAKVEMSHIGG from the coding sequence TTGCGGATCAGTGTGACCGACCGCTGCAACCTGCGCTGCACCTACTGCATGCCCGCCGAGGTGTTCGGGCCCGACTACGCCTTCTTGCCCCGCGCCGAGCTGCTGAGTTTCGAGGAAATAGAGCGTCTGGCGCGTACCTTCGTGGACCTCGGCGTGCGCAAGCTCCGCCTGACCGGAGGCGAGCCGACCCTGCGGCGCGACCTGCCGGACCTCGTGACCCGCCTGGCCCGCATCGGCGGCGTGCAGGACATCGCCATGACCACCAACGGCCTGCTGCTGCCGCGCTTCGCCGCCGACCTGAAGGCGGCGGGGCTGGACCGCGTGACCGTCAGTATCGACAGCCTGGACCCCGAGGTCTTCGGGCGGATGAACGGCCTGGGCCAGCACCCGCAGAAGGTCGTGGCAGGCATTGAGGCGGCGCTGACGGCGGGCCTGGGGGTCAAGATCAACACGGTGGTGCAGCGCGGCGTGAACGACGAGGGGCTGCGGGCGCTGTGGCTCGCGCTGCGGGACCTCGCGCCGCTGCGGTTCATCGAGTTCATGGACGTGGGCAACCACAACGGCTGGAACATGGACGCCGTGGTGCCCTCGGGCGAGGTGCTCGCGCGCCTGGGCGGCGAGGCGGGGACGGCAGACTTTACGGCGCTGGGCGCCAACTACCGCGGTGAGGTCGCGGCCCGGCACGTCGGTACCCAGGGGCACGAGGTCGGGCTGATCTCGTCGGTCACGGCGCCCTTCTGCGGCGACTGCTCGCGCGCGCGGCTCTCGGCGGTGGGGGCGCTGTATACCTGCCTGTTCGCCGGCAGCGGCACCGACCTGCGCGCGCCGCTGCGGGCCGGAGCCACCGACGCCGACCTGCGGGACCTCGTGGCGGGGGTCTGGGGGGCGCGGCGCGACCGCTACAGCGAGGAACGCGGCGAGGTCACGCGGGCGGGCGCGGGGGCCAAGGTCGAGATGTCGCACATCGGGGGCTGA
- the treZ gene encoding malto-oligosyltrehalose trehalohydrolase, producing MTQTPTEPVHPTPVHLDDPMTRLGAHLLPDRSGTRFRVWAPRASQVGVRVNGSDHDLPSVGPDTYELVLPVGVGTRYLFLLDGQPTPDPYARFLPDGVHAEAEVLDLETYAWQHPDWCGLPLAECVFYEMHIGTFTREGTYRAAQERLPELRNLGVTAIELMPLAAFPGERGWGYDGVALYAPHAPYGRPEELMAFVDAAHGLGLAVFLDVVYNHFGPDGNYLSSYSETYFTDRFSSAWGAGLDYAEPHMRRLITGNARMWLRDYRFDGLRLDATQAMSDDSDVHVLQELASEVHRLGGTHLMLAEDYRNIPELVTDYHLDGIWVDDFHHEVRVTLTGERDGYYACFTGGAAGVAHTINRGWAYEGQKWPLEDQFLPQNRRGKPAGPLEAPSFVYFIQNHDQIGNRAQGDRVHHLDRVTPAHFRGASALLLSLPMTPLLFQGQEWAASTPFPFFSDHHGELGQMVTEGRKKEFGHFEGFQGEDVFDPQSEDTFRLAHLNWAERREGEHARTLELYRTLLRLRREDPVLRDRSRAGLSAGNVGQLLWVRHQSGAGERVLLWHTGLAGDSGCALAELGLPFGLPARLLLHSEGREASPDTLYPGEAVILAADGVRE from the coding sequence ATGACACAGACCCCTACTGAACCCGTTCACCCCACACCGGTTCATCTCGACGACCCCATGACGCGCCTGGGCGCTCACCTTCTTCCCGACCGCAGCGGCACCCGGTTCCGCGTGTGGGCGCCGCGCGCCTCGCAGGTGGGCGTGCGCGTGAACGGCAGCGACCACGACCTGCCCTCCGTCGGCCCCGACACCTACGAACTCGTCCTGCCGGTCGGTGTGGGCACCCGTTACCTCTTCCTGCTCGACGGGCAGCCCACGCCCGACCCGTATGCCCGCTTCCTGCCGGACGGCGTCCACGCCGAGGCGGAGGTGCTGGACCTGGAGACCTACGCCTGGCAGCACCCCGACTGGTGCGGCCTGCCGCTGGCCGAGTGCGTGTTCTACGAGATGCACATCGGGACCTTTACCCGGGAGGGCACCTACCGCGCGGCGCAGGAGCGGCTGCCCGAGCTCAGGAACCTGGGCGTGACAGCCATCGAACTCATGCCCCTGGCCGCTTTTCCCGGTGAGCGCGGCTGGGGCTACGACGGCGTAGCGCTCTACGCTCCCCACGCTCCCTACGGCCGCCCCGAGGAGCTCATGGCGTTTGTCGACGCCGCGCATGGGCTGGGGCTGGCGGTCTTTCTGGACGTGGTCTACAACCACTTCGGCCCCGACGGCAACTACCTGAGCAGCTACAGCGAGACGTACTTTACCGACCGCTTTTCGAGCGCCTGGGGCGCGGGGCTGGACTACGCCGAGCCGCACATGCGCCGCCTCATCACCGGCAACGCGCGCATGTGGCTGCGGGACTACCGCTTCGACGGCCTGCGGCTCGACGCCACGCAGGCGATGTCGGACGACAGCGACGTGCACGTCCTGCAGGAACTGGCGAGCGAGGTGCACCGTCTGGGCGGCACCCACCTCATGCTTGCCGAGGACTACCGCAACATTCCCGAACTCGTCACGGACTACCACCTCGACGGCATCTGGGTGGACGACTTTCACCACGAGGTCCGCGTCACCCTGACCGGCGAGCGTGACGGCTACTACGCCTGCTTCACGGGTGGGGCGGCGGGCGTGGCGCACACCATCAACCGGGGCTGGGCCTACGAGGGCCAGAAGTGGCCGCTGGAAGACCAGTTCCTGCCGCAAAACCGCCGGGGCAAGCCGGCCGGGCCGCTCGAAGCCCCCAGCTTCGTGTACTTCATCCAGAACCACGACCAGATCGGCAACCGCGCGCAGGGAGACCGCGTGCATCACCTCGACCGGGTGACGCCCGCCCACTTCCGGGGCGCCTCGGCGTTGCTGCTGAGCCTGCCCATGACCCCGCTGCTGTTTCAGGGGCAGGAGTGGGCCGCCAGCACGCCCTTTCCCTTTTTTAGCGACCACCACGGCGAACTGGGCCAGATGGTCACTGAGGGCCGCAAGAAGGAATTTGGGCACTTCGAGGGCTTTCAGGGCGAGGACGTGTTCGACCCGCAGTCCGAGGACACCTTCCGGCTCGCGCACCTGAACTGGGCCGAGCGCCGTGAGGGCGAACACGCCCGCACGCTGGAGCTGTACCGCACCCTGCTGCGGCTGCGCCGTGAGGACCCGGTGCTGCGGGACCGCTCGCGCGCGGGACTGAGCGCCGGCAACGTGGGTCAGCTGTTGTGGGTGCGTCACCAGAGCGGGGCGGGCGAGCGGGTGCTGCTGTGGCACACCGGTCTGGCCGGCGATTCCGGATGCGCGCTCGCCGAACTCGGGCTGCCCTTCGGCCTGCCGGCGCGGCTGCTGCTGCACAGCGAGGGCCGGGAGGCCAGCCCGGACACCCTGTACCCCGGTGAGGCCGTGATCCTGGCGGCAGACGGGGTCCGGGAGTGA
- a CDS encoding GntR family transcriptional regulator — protein MAKYPLIKTTLKDRLLGGHYAEGLPLPSEPQLAREFEVSRMTARRAIDELEREGYVYRVQGAGTFPTGKRFRQGMFRVRPFKEWARHPDHRTTVLRAMQIEATPEIAIVLQIQPGDPVVFVHRLRMAGDEALVIEKRYINASLVPGLLDHNLSVESIHETMITMGVPLQRVEQNLEAVNLRQEEADLLRVPLGTAAFLLRRTTYSGPKRASYVNYWVRGDRYAFQDSFEP, from the coding sequence ATGGCGAAGTACCCGCTCATCAAGACCACTCTGAAAGACCGCCTGCTGGGGGGTCACTATGCCGAAGGGCTGCCGCTGCCCAGCGAACCGCAGCTTGCCCGCGAATTCGAGGTTTCGCGGATGACCGCCCGGCGCGCCATCGACGAACTGGAACGCGAAGGCTACGTCTACCGCGTCCAGGGGGCCGGCACCTTTCCGACCGGCAAACGCTTCCGGCAGGGCATGTTCCGCGTGCGGCCCTTCAAGGAATGGGCGCGCCACCCCGACCACCGCACGACCGTCCTGCGCGCCATGCAGATCGAGGCGACGCCCGAGATCGCCATCGTGCTGCAGATTCAGCCGGGCGATCCGGTGGTGTTCGTCCACCGCCTGCGTATGGCAGGCGACGAGGCCCTGGTCATCGAGAAGCGCTACATCAACGCCTCGCTCGTGCCGGGCCTGCTCGACCACAACCTGAGCGTCGAGAGCATCCACGAGACGATGATCACCATGGGCGTGCCCCTGCAACGCGTCGAGCAGAACCTCGAAGCCGTCAACCTGCGCCAGGAGGAAGCCGACCTGTTGCGCGTGCCCCTGGGCACCGCCGCCTTCCTCCTGCGCCGCACGACCTACAGCGGCCCCAAGCGCGCGAGCTACGTCAACTACTGGGTGCGCGGCGACCGCTACGCCTTCCAGGACAGCTTCGAGCCCTGA